In Mustela lutreola isolate mMusLut2 chromosome 1, mMusLut2.pri, whole genome shotgun sequence, one genomic interval encodes:
- the LOC131822548 gene encoding olfactory receptor 4A47-like, which produces MENRNNVTEFVLLGLTQNLQGQKILFVVFLIIYIVTMVDNLLIAVTVVVSPSLDAPMYFFLGYLSFMDAVYSTTVTPNMIIDLLYEKKTISFQACMSQLFIGHLFGGAEILLLVVMAYDRYVAICKPLHYLTIMNQRMCVLLLLLAWVGGFLHAIVKLLSVYKLPFCGPNVIDHFICDMYPLLKLACTDTYIIALTVVANDGTISVGIFTILLISYGVILHSLKTLSREGRHKALSTCGSHITVVVLFFVPCIFMYVRRPFTLPIDKFLTVFYTVITPMLNPLIYTLRNGEMKNAMKKLWTRNTISYSKGLSNKKI; this is translated from the exons ATGGAAAACAGGAACAATGTGACTGAGTTTGTCCTCTTGGGGCTCACCCAGAACCTCCAAGGTCAGAAAATACTATTTGTTGTGTTCTTGATCATCTACATTGTGACGATGGTGGACAACCTACTCATTGCGGTGACTGTGGTGGTCAGTCCATCCCTCGATGCCCCTATGTACTTCTTCCTTGGTTACTTATCTTTTATGGATGCTGTTTATTCTACTACAGTTACTCCAAATATGATTATAGACTTACTCTATGAGAAGAAAACCATTTCCTTCCAAGCTTGCATGTCCCAGCTCTTTATAGGGCACTTATTTGGTGGTGCTGAGATTTTGCTCCTGGTGgtcatggcctatgaccgctatgtggccatctgcaaacctTTGCATTATTTGACAATCATGAATCAAAGGATGTGTGTTCTATTGCTGCTGTTGGCCTGGGTTGGAGGTTTTCTGCATGCTATTGTTAAACTTCTCTCGGTTTACAAGCTTCCCTTCTGTGGTCCCAATGTCATCGACCACTTCATCTGTGACATGTATCCCTTATTAAAACTTGCCTGCACTGACACCTACATTATTGCCCTCACTGTAGTTGCCAATGATGGGACAATCAGTGTGGGCATATTTACAATCTTACTAATTTCCTATGGGGTCATTCTGCACTCCCTGAAGACTCTTAGTCGGGAAGGGAGGCACAAAGCCTTATCCACTTGTGGCTCTCACATTACCGTGGTGGTCCTCTTCTTTGTCCCttgcatttttatgtatgtgAGACGTCCTTTCACCTTGCCCATTGATAAGTTCTTGACTGTATTTTACACAGTCATCACCCCTATGTTGAACCCTCTGATCTATACTCTGAGAAATGGAGAGATGAAAAATGCCATGAAAAAGCTGTGgaccagaa acactatatcatactcaaagggtctgtccaacaagaagatttaa